GCCATCGACCAATATGTCCGCTGGTACAATGAAAAACGAATCCACTCGGCGCTCGGTTACCGGACGCCGAACGAGGTCGAAGCGGCTTACCTCACCCTAAAAGCCGCCTAAATCTGTCTTGCTTTCGGGGGGACACTACGTGAGGGCTTTATCAACCCTCACCCCGGCTTCGCCGCCCTTTTACCGCCCGCCGCTTGATGTAAATCCATTACTCCCGGCAATACACCCGGATGCCGCCCTTTGTTTCGACGCGCAACAGCTTGTCTTTCACCAGCGCGTCGAGGGCGGTCAGAATCGTCGGCTCGTCGTTTTTACGTAGAAATTTGCGGACGATCTTTTCCTTGGTTTTGCCGGTTTCGCAGAATTGCCGGATATCCTGCTGCAGGCGGTCGAGGGCGGTCGGCAGCGTCCCCCGCGGCTCGACGATCGTGTAGCCGGGATTGCCGTCGATCTTCTCGCCGCAAATGTAGGTGAGGCGGTCGCGGTGCCGGTGAAGCAGGCGGTGCAGTTCCCGCTTGATGGTCCGGCCGGCGTCGCCCGTGGAACTGTAGCCGTGAATGACGTGCAGCGGCGCCCGGCGGCCGGTGCGCACTTCCTCGTTGTACCGGCGCACGAAAAACGCCAGCGCCTCGTCCACCGTCATGCCGTGCAGGTCGAGTTCCATGGCTTTCAGATCGGCTTGCCGAATTTTTGCTTTAAAAAATGTTCCTCGCGCCGCACCCGCCAGATGACGACGGTGGTGTAAGGCACGAGCGCCAACCAGGTCCAACGAACGCCGGCGCCCCAGAAAAAGCCGATCAGCGTCAGGGCATTGCCCAGGTAGATCGGGTGCCGGAACCAGCGATAGGGCCCCGAGCGCACCAGGGTTTGTGAAGGGCTGGGATTGTCCGCTTCGGGCGTGTAGTTGTCGCCCAGGTGCCGGTAGCTCCAGTGTGTCCAGAGTCGGGCCAGGATCGCCAAACCCCAGCCGGGCAGTTGCCAGGTCGCAAAGCGAATCACCGGCATCGCGATCAACTCGGCCAGCATGAAACCCAAGCCGGCGGAATAGGTCAGCGAAAGCGCCCAATAGGACGGGTCGTCCCGCCCGACGGGTCCCTTGCGCCGCAACAGAAAACTCGCGTGGAAAAGCAGAAAAAATCCGCCGGTAAAACCCAGGCCGATCAAGATGGTGTTCATGCGCTCGTTTTAGACTAAGGGATTATTGGCGGCAAGTGGAGAAAACAATAATGGGGAATGCCGAATGGGGAATGCCAAATGGGGAATGCCGAATGGGGAATGAGGAATGAGGAATGCGGAATGCGGAATGTCGAATGTCGAATGCCGAATTGGGAGGCCCAGTCAAGACAAAGGCAATGGTTTTGGTTCGGAACATCATTGAAATACGCCACCTGCCATGAGTGCAGCCGAAGAATCCTCGTCACGATTCTTCGCTAACAGCCGCAACCTTTGTCGCTGTCCTCGTTATCCGAATCGGCATTGTCGTCATCATTACTGTCGTTATCGTTATCATCATCCTCGTCGACCGTGTCATCGCCACCGGCGGGCTCGGGAAAACAATAATGGTCATCGACGGCGGTAGCCGGATCGGCGTCGCCGGTCAGCACATAGTCGAAGCAGTTGTACCAGTAGCCGCCGTAGAACGGGTCGGCTTTACTGCCGGTTGTCGCCACGAACGTGAGAGAAACGTGCTCGCTTTCGCGGATATTGCCGATTCCGGGCGTAGCGGTGGGGCCGGTGTATAACCAGGTGAGCGTATCCGTGGCGTCGTCGAATGAAACCGCCCAGGTACCGGCTTCCTCGCCCTCGTGGATCAGCGCGGCGGGCGCGGCCAGGGTGGCTTGGTCGAGAACGCAAGTAGGATCGGGCAGGGTGATCGCAATTTTCTTGATGGCTTCATTGCCGCCGGTCATGTTCCACACGTCAAAAGCGAAGGTGTATTGCGTACTGGGCCATAAGTACATGCCACCGATGCCGTCAGCCCAGCCGATCACACCGAATACATCATCGGTTTGGGGCGTATCGTCGTCGAGGATGGGCGTGGTATCGTCGTCCTGCGCAAATGCCGAAACCGCGCCGACCAATAGTAAAATCACGATCATCATTAAAACTCTTTTTCCAAACATGCCCTTCTCCGATCAAAAACTAGCGGCAGTCGCGGTTAATCGCTAGCAGCCGCAACCCTTGTCGTCGTTATCGTCATCATCCGAATCGGCATCATTGCTGTCGTTGGTATCGTCGCCGACTGTGTCGTCATCACCGGCAGGAGACGCGAAATGCCAAGTACCCTCAATGACAGTCGGCGGAACGGCGTCGCCGGTCATTACATGATCGAACCAATAGTGTAAGGCGCCTGGATGGTAAAGGCATTGGTCGCTATCGGTTGTTGCAATAAAAGTAAAAGTCAGGTATTCGGTTTCGCGAATATTGCCAATTTCGGGAGTGGCGCTGGGGCCGGTGTATTCGCAAAAGATTGTCGAGGTTGCGCTATCGAAGGTAACCGCCCAGGTCCCGGTCTCCTCGCCTTCGTGAGTCAATGCGACAGGCGGGATCAGGGAGCTTTGATCGAGAACGTAATCCGGGTCCGGAAAAGTCGCCGAGAATTTCTTGATTGCCTCTGAACCGCCGTACATATTCCAAACATCGAAACCGAAAGTGTATGTGGTGCTTGGTTGCAGCCATGTCGTGTCACTGCCATTAGCTTTTCCCATGGCCTGGAATATATTATTCCCACATGGTGTGTCATCGTCTTGCGCAAAGGCCGAGATTGAAATAAGCAATAAAGAAGCTGCCAGAAAAACCACTATTCTTCTTCCTAACATTGCATTCTCCTTTCCATATTGAGATGCTGAAAGAATAATTGTTTGCCGTCCATCACGGCTTGGAGAGCTGAAAACAATTCAGCTATTTGTCCAAGTCGGCAATCGCTGTTCGAATTACACAATCTGTGATCGCCTACAGCAACTATCCAGAGGTTAGCAAAACAATGATTTGCCTGCAAGGATAATATTATTGACACTAGTTTTTTATTGATAAACTATGGAAGTCAAATGGGGCCCTTCATCAAGAAAATATAAAATTAAAAACATTTTCTAGCCGCATATGAGTAGTTCGTCTGCGGTTAAAAACCAGCGTATTGAAAGGAGTATAATCATGACAAAACGAACTGGATTATTCACTATGCTAGTTATCTTCTTTCTGATCGGTTTTTGGGTGAGGTATGTGAAAAGCAGCTATGATGTCAATTTTTATTTGATGGAAAAATATAGTAATGATGCGGAATGTTTAAATGGCCCGCTTTTTTCACAATCAATGCTGCAAGATTATATGGATGAAATGGACGAACATGGGTGGGATCAAAATTTAAATGCAAATTATGTCTATCACTATATGTTTTGGGACCCGGATAAAGTTACATATGGCCAGGATTCCAACTACCTAGATGATGGGATGATCGGATTCATCGGCGCTCATGGCGGTGTCAACGCCAGTAATCATATTTATATTAGTATGAATCGATTCAATGCCATCACGAATAGCTGCAAAGTAATCCCGTATGACCAAATGCAGCTTGGCGATATCGCCAACGGCAACAAATGGCTTCATTTGGATTCCTGCCATAGCATGCATGTTGACGACAATGCTCTTCAATCCTGGCGCCCGGTGTTTCAAGGGGTTCACCAGATCGATGGTTTTCACGGAAATGGCTGGATCTCGGATCAATTACTAGATGATTACGGTAATTTTGCCAACCATAGCCATATCCTAGCCATAGCCCGCGAGTGGGTTCAGGAACTGACGGAATTTGATTTCGATGGAGATGTCGACCTCTGTCCGGTCGCCTATACCGGTCGTTATACCGAAGATTCCTGTGAGGATATTCTGACTAACGAGAAGTATCCGACACCCGGACAGATAAACCTATTGTATGCGGATACCCCTAGTCCGACCGTATGGCGGCGGCATTATCGGGCCGGTTGTGATCCGAATGCCGGCGATCCATTGTGATCAAATCGTTCCATCTAACTACCTATTGGTATCGAACAAGTGAAACAAATAGAAACACAAAAACCGGAGGGATTCATGAAACGGTTTTTCTTAATACTTACCTCGATCGTTCTGGCTGCTTCGATGGCCGCGATTGCTCAAGCGGGTTCGACTCAATTTGGCAATACATATCAAATCCTGACTCCCGTTGAGCCTTCGGTGCAACTCATCGACGATGCCTTGGCATTGGGTATCGACCTGACCGATGCCGAATTGCATGAAGCGCGGCGTGGCTGGTGGAGACTGGAAAACGCCGAATACATTTTATCGCGCAATGCGATATCGGGGCATTTTTCACTTCTTAAAAAAGAGCCGCAGCCAAGTGAATGGAAACGATACGAAATCGGAAACGAGCCGGTTTCCGAAATCGACCTTCACGATGAGGCGGAGGATTTGTTGGAGCTATTGGGTGTACCGCTCGATGAAATCCGCGAGATCAAAGTGGAGCGGATTGTCGGCCAGACCGAGGACGAAATAGGCAATGACGTGGGCGAACCGACTACCGAGAACTTTCTTCTCTATACGGTGCGCGAGCTCGATGGTTATTATGTTTCTGGGTCCAACGCGAAATTAATGTTTTCGCCCGAAGGTGAGTTACAGGAAATTACCATTCGCTGGCGGAATGTCGACAAAGAACTTATCGCGAGCGAGCCGCTGATCGCACTGGAACTGTTGGAAGAGGAAAGTCGTAATGAATGCGAGGCCGAGGCCGAATACTCCAAAACATCGCTGACCCTTTTCTATGCCGGCTTCGCTTATGTCGAGGCCAACGCCTCCGAGGCACAAGAAACCTTCGAAATGCAATATGCTTATCGTTGCGGATTCGAGGATTCTCCCATCTATTTCCATGAACGGAGCGCGATCAAGCGATAGTCGGTGTAACAAGTCATTGGTGGCCACTCCCTGCCTTTCGGAAACGAAAGGCAGGGAAAAATCAAACGATAAGACATTGAATTTGAATAAAACGAAGCTGCCACGAGGTTGAATCTCGCTAATCATTCTTACCCGATTCGGCTTCGACCATTGACCGGGCGTTCAATTTGCGTTACAACTCTAACCCGCCGGAGAACGTCTCCGACGGGTTGAAAACCGAGTAAAATTAGGCCGATCTACCCGGACCGACAACCAGCAACAACGATGAAACGAGAATCGAAGAAATGTGTGGAATTTTCGGATTAATCGGCAAGGAACAAGTTTCGCCGCGGTTGATCGCCGGCGCGGCCCGGTTGCAAAACCGCGGTCACCGCAGCACGAAGGTTTTCACCTTTGACGGCAAGTTCTTCTACAATCACGGCGGATTGGCGCCGGCGACACTGCTGTTCATGGATTACGATCCGCGCCAATTGCACGGCACCAGCGGCATCACTCACACCCGTTACGTCACCGCCGGCAAAACCTCCGAGGAATTCCTGTGGCGCAACATCCAGCCGGTGTTTTCCGACCGGCCCGGCATGGCCACGTGCAACAACGGCGACCTGATCAACGTCTACAGCCAGACCCAATCGCTCAAGGACAAGGGCTTTTCCTTCCAGACCGAAGTGGACGCCAAAGTCATCCAAAATACCCTGATCGACGGCCTGATGCGGGAAAAGGCCTATCTGCACGCCAAGCGCCCGCAGTTGTGGATCAAGCATTTGTGGAAGGCCGTCGAACAGGTGATGACCGAATGCATCGGCGCCTACAGCGTGCTGTGCCTGATGGAAAACGGCCTGCTGGCGTTCCGCGATTCGCACGGCATCCGGCCGTTGTGCATGGCGCGGCGGCTCGACGCCGAAGGCAAGACGATCGAGGTCGGGTTCAGCAGCGAATCGAGCGTCTTCAACTATTTCGGCGATTACCACGACGTGCGCGACGTCGCGCCGGGCGAGGCGGTGTGGGTCGACCGCGAATGGCTCAATCCCGTGGCGCAGACGATCCTGCCCGAACGCGAGGCGTTCTGTTTCTTCGAATACGTTTATTTCGCGCGGCCCGATTCGACGATGAAGGAACAGCGCGTCGAGATGGCGCGGGCGGAACTGGGCGCGGTGCTGGCCGAGGAATGCCGCGATCTGGCGCCCGAAATCGACGTGGTTTGCGGGCTGCCCGGCACCAGCATCTCGGCCGGCCAGACCTTCGCCCACATTTTGCAAAAGCAGTACCTCAACGCGATCATCAAGGTCGACAACCGCCGCAGCTTCCAGGAAACCTCCGACGAAAAGCGGCGCAAGGCGATCGACGACAAGTTCATCTTCATCCGCGATTTCATCGAGGGCAAACGCATCGCGATCATCGACGATTCCAACGTGCGCGGCACGACGGCCAAGAAAATCGTCCGCCGGCTCTTCGACCTGGGCGCCACGGCGGTCCACATGCTGTATTTTTCGCCGCCAATCATCGGCCCGTGTTTTTACGGTATCGACACGCCCGACGAAACCAAGCTGATCGCCTTCGGCAAGGACCTCGAGGAGATCCGCGCGGAAATGGGCTGCACCACGGTCCGCTACATCAGCCACAAGGGCTTGTACCGCGGCCTGGGCGTGCCCGAAGGCGAACTGTGCACGGCGTGCATCACGCGGAATTATCCGACCGACACCAGCGAACTGATCGCGCGGGCCGAGGGCCGGCGCCAGGAGCGGAAAGCTTCCGATTCCTAGGTTCGCGGAGCATCGGCTCTCGTTGAGCAAACCCCGGCGCGGGAGGAATGCGGTGCGACGCTTCGGCTGGCTGCTCGTTTGGCTTTTCCTCCTCGGGTTGGCGGCCTGCGACGTCGACCAGGACGATCCTTACCGCGACCAGGAAGGCGTGGAAATCGACTTTCCCTCGCTCGATCCCAACCGCTACCACTGGGACGGCTTTTCCAATCCCTATTACGAAGGCTGGTTTTTCCGCGTTCTGGCCGCGCCGGACACGACCTTCGCCTTCATCTACGGCGTGCAGAATCCGGGGGTGCCGGACGCCGACAGCAGTTCGTCGTACGTCGTCGTCGCGCGCAACGGCGAACCGGCGGCGACGACGCTGTACCCCGTCGACGCGTTTGACGCCAGCCGGCAACGGCTCGCGGTGCGCGTCGGCGACAACGTCGCCACGGCGGACGGCCTGGCGGGATCCCTGACCGACGACGGCGAGGATATCCGCTGGAACCTGCGCTTCACCATCGAGGATTATTGGGCCGAAACGATGGGCCTACTGACCAACATCCCGGGCCTGCCGGTCAACTGGTACGTCGGCATGCTGCGCGGCCGCGCCGACGGTGAGATCATCTGGAAAGGCGAATCCTTCGCGGTGGAAGGGGCGCCGATTTACAGCGACAAGAACTGGGGCACCGTGTTTCCGACTTCGTATATCTGGATTCAGGCCGGCGGCACTTCGCCCGAACAGGACGCGCTGGCGTTCGCCGGCGGCGATATCGGGGTCATGGCGGGGATGTTCATCTGGCGCGGCGCGGGGCGGAATTACGAAATGCGCAGCCAGGATTTGAATACCCTGGTCGACATCTGGGCGGCGGCCGATCAGGGCCGGGTGCGGATCGACCTGCGGCAGGGCGACACGCGCCTCGTGCTCGACGGCGCGTTCGGCGACGATGAGCCGGTGCTGCTGCCGGCGCCGACTGACGAGGGCTACGCACCCTACACGCGCATGGCTTTGCTGGGTGAGCTGCAAATCGAAGTGTACGCGCGGACCGGCTGGGATTATCGACTGCTCGAAACGGTGCGGCCCGACCAGGCGGCCGTTGAAATCGGCGGCGCCTATTGGGGCGAGTGAACCGCGCCGCGAACGGTTGAAGGGGGGGGACCATGAAACGCGATTGGGATGGGATCAAGGCCAAGGCGAGGGAGATGTACGACTCGATCGAGCGCGCGGTCCGCGACGAGATCGACGACGAACGCAACGAACAGGCGCCGATCCGGCGGATCATCATGGCTTACAGCGCCGCCGCGGCCGGCGCCTCGATCAATCCGCTGCCGCTTTCCGGACTGGCGCTGGTCACGCCGATCCACGTCGCCCTGGTGCTGCACGTCGGCAAGCGGCTGGGCCATCCGCTGACGATCGAAAACGCCGGCGAGGTTTTCAAGGAACTCGTCGGCGCGGTCGGCCTGTCGATCGCCTCGCGGCTGACGGCCGGGGCGTTGCTGAAAATCGGCCTGCCGCTGATCGGCGGGCTACTTCGGGCGCCGGTGGTCTTTGCGCTTACCTATGGGCTGGGCCGCGTGGCCGAGGATTATTTCCTGCGCCGGGAAAAGGGGCTGACCTTCGACAAGCGCACCGCGCGGGAAGTCTTCGCGAAGGGCGTCGCGGAAGGCCGGGTCGAGGGCGCCTACGCCGATTACATCAAACGGGAAACGAAACGGAAGAATCCGGCCAGCCAACCGGCCGCGAAAGAGCCGGTGAAAGAACCGGTGAAAAAGTCGGTGAAAAAGCCGGCGAAAAAACCGGTGAAAAAACCGGCGAAAAAACCGGTGAAAAAACCGGCGAAAAAATCCTAGCCGCCGACCTTCTCGTACAACCAACAGGCGACTTGCGACGCCTCGCGTATAAACAGCGGCGGCGGCGTTTCGCGGCAGCGCGGCAGGACGTCGGGGCAACGCGGATGGAAGCGGCAACCCGGCGGATAGGAGGTCGCGGGCTCCACGCGGCCGGGAATCGCCGCTTCGATCCCGCCGCGGTCCAGCGTGTGGATGGCGCGCAGCAGGCCGCGCGTGTACGGATGCAACGGCCGGTTGAAAAGATCCGCCACCCCGGCGCTTTCCGCGATTTTACCCGCGTACAAGACGATCACCCGTTCGCATAGCTCGGCGACGACACCCAGGTCGTGGGTGATGAACAGCACCGCCGTTCCGGTTTGCCGGCGCAGTTCGTCGATCAACCGCAACACCTGGGCCTGGGTGGTGACGTCCAGCGCGGTGGTCGGCTCGTCGGCGATCAACAATTTCGGCTTGGTGGCCATCGCCATGGCGATCATCACCCGCTGGCGCATGCCGCCGGAAAGCTGACTCGGATAAGCGCCGAGCCGTTCCTCCGGCCGCTCGATGCCCACGCGCTCCAAAGCGTTTCGCGCCTCGGCCAACGCCGCCGCGCGGCTGAGCCCCAGGTGCTGCATCAGCGGCTCGACGAGTTGTTCGCCGACGGAAAACACCGGGTTCAAGCTGGTCAGGGGATCCTGGAAAATCATCGATATTTCGCGGCCGCGGATTTTGCGCAGCCGGGTTTCGTCCAGGTCGGTCAGAGATTGGCCGCGCCATTCGATCCGTCCGCCGATCCGCGCCTGCCGTTCGGGCAGGAGGCGCATCAGCGCCAGGGCGGTGACGGATTTGCCGCAACCCGATTCGCCGACCATGCCGACGATTTCGCCTTCCTGCACGGTGAAGGAAATGCCGTCGACGGCGCGCGCCGTTCCGCCGGGAACGGGGAAATGAACGGTCAGGTCGGAAGCGGCGAGCAGGGTGGCCATGGCGCCGTCAGGGCTTCTGGCGCTCGTTTTCGACCCTGGCGCGGAATTCCTCATGGGTGAAGACGCCTTTTTCGATCAGCAGGTCGATCAGCGCGCGGAACGCGTAATCGTTGATGCGCTGGTCGCGTTCGACGAATTCGCCCTCGGGATTGATGATGATCGGTTCCTCGTCGGTGCCGACGAACTGGGTGTCCAGTTCGATGACGTCGGCGGTGTCGTTCAGGCCGTGACTC
This region of Myxococcales bacterium genomic DNA includes:
- a CDS encoding DUF697 domain-containing protein; this translates as MKRDWDGIKAKAREMYDSIERAVRDEIDDERNEQAPIRRIIMAYSAAAAGASINPLPLSGLALVTPIHVALVLHVGKRLGHPLTIENAGEVFKELVGAVGLSIASRLTAGALLKIGLPLIGGLLRAPVVFALTYGLGRVAEDYFLRREKGLTFDKRTAREVFAKGVAEGRVEGAYADYIKRETKRKNPASQPAAKEPVKEPVKKSVKKPAKKPVKKPAKKPVKKPAKKS
- a CDS encoding amidophosphoribosyltransferase encodes the protein MCGIFGLIGKEQVSPRLIAGAARLQNRGHRSTKVFTFDGKFFYNHGGLAPATLLFMDYDPRQLHGTSGITHTRYVTAGKTSEEFLWRNIQPVFSDRPGMATCNNGDLINVYSQTQSLKDKGFSFQTEVDAKVIQNTLIDGLMREKAYLHAKRPQLWIKHLWKAVEQVMTECIGAYSVLCLMENGLLAFRDSHGIRPLCMARRLDAEGKTIEVGFSSESSVFNYFGDYHDVRDVAPGEAVWVDREWLNPVAQTILPEREAFCFFEYVYFARPDSTMKEQRVEMARAELGAVLAEECRDLAPEIDVVCGLPGTSISAGQTFAHILQKQYLNAIIKVDNRRSFQETSDEKRRKAIDDKFIFIRDFIEGKRIAIIDDSNVRGTTAKKIVRRLFDLGATAVHMLYFSPPIIGPCFYGIDTPDETKLIAFGKDLEEIRAEMGCTTVRYISHKGLYRGLGVPEGELCTACITRNYPTDTSELIARAEGRRQERKASDS
- a CDS encoding transposase, with translation AIDQYVRWYNEKRIHSALGYRTPNEVEAAYLTLKAA
- a CDS encoding Smr/MutS family protein, whose translation is MELDLHGMTVDEALAFFVRRYNEEVRTGRRAPLHVIHGYSSTGDAGRTIKRELHRLLHRHRDRLTYICGEKIDGNPGYTIVEPRGTLPTALDRLQQDIRQFCETGKTKEKIVRKFLRKNDEPTILTALDALVKDKLLRVETKGGIRVYCRE
- a CDS encoding ABC transporter ATP-binding protein yields the protein MATLLAASDLTVHFPVPGGTARAVDGISFTVQEGEIVGMVGESGCGKSVTALALMRLLPERQARIGGRIEWRGQSLTDLDETRLRKIRGREISMIFQDPLTSLNPVFSVGEQLVEPLMQHLGLSRAAALAEARNALERVGIERPEERLGAYPSQLSGGMRQRVMIAMAMATKPKLLIADEPTTALDVTTQAQVLRLIDELRRQTGTAVLFITHDLGVVAELCERVIVLYAGKIAESAGVADLFNRPLHPYTRGLLRAIHTLDRGGIEAAIPGRVEPATSYPPGCRFHPRCPDVLPRCRETPPPLFIREASQVACWLYEKVGG